The Arctopsyche grandis isolate Sample6627 chromosome 10, ASM5162203v2, whole genome shotgun sequence genome window below encodes:
- the LOC143918381 gene encoding ectoderm-neural cortex protein 1-like isoform X2 yields the protein MIVSRHLLLFAIFLANFAFHAWAKESNCVTQSNRPGQCIFLEDCPPMKEIWENPSRRRNDTQFVLKSLCLQLNTRFKVCCDAAESRVCPSIVEPTIAFDCYNGIQQMDCNDYMVNGTIIYPRCNQYHEYSKEHILRPFRCTNGVWDSEVPLCIPGGPLFCQNGWNCDVFLRIGQYRFPANKEKLTVRSTYLSDLFKNGDKEVTIPNTNDVDPTTVQVVFEYMHSDKTINWKFEQTPQIFTLSKIFGMPQIEDECIKILKAQLNKNNFLKYVKISGLLKNSAMTDYIREFIIENFKKIISKEEWLELNYSDIANVFKSDNLRVDSEMQAFEGLKKWAQHNWSQRKFQFQDLLKDIRLTQLSKQFISDNVRPLCDDDLGRCFRLVWNAIEWHNSPESAKKSSQEKPRAFAIEQTVLVVGGRNSKVWSLDIRSKQLSALPRMQRERYSCAAAVVDGFVYVSGGLNDSQVALDTVEQFDPVKQIWSFVAQMPQARFDHAAASWNGNMYLVGGATLEGALNSVHVYNPKMNKWTSIAPMAFARSSCAALVFDDQLFVIGGSTDLRVFSRLTSVIRYNLLNQTWTKGTDLPDNIDGTKAVVLNDKIIIAGGAGSSDQSYEYNPETDRWRQLGSLKHHRHRHNALLVPKSSVINNEISK from the exons ATGATCGTGTCGAGGCATCTTCTgctttttgcaatatttttggcCAATTTCGCTTTCCACGCGTGGGCAAAAG AAAGCAACTGCGTCACTCAATCAAATCGTCCAGGACAATGTATATTCCTCGAAGACTGTCCTCCAATGAAGGAAATTTGGGAAAATCCATCCAGAAGACGTAATGATACGCAATTCGTTCTAAAATCGCTTTGCTTACAATTGAACACCCGCTTTAAAGTATGTTGCGATGCTGCAGAATCAC GTGTATGTCCGTCGATAGTAGAACCTACAATCGCATTCGATTGTTATAACGGAATTCAACAGATGGATTGTAATGATTATATGGTGAACGGCACAATAATCTATCCAAGATGCAATCAGTACCACGAATACAGCAAAGAACATATCTTAAGGCCTTTTCGTTGCACAAATGGTGTTTGGGATAGTGAAGTACCACTCTGTATACCCG GTGGTCCTTTATTCTGCCAGAATGGTTGGAACTGCGATGTTTTCTTGCGAATCGGTCAATATAG ATTTCCAGCAAACAAAGAAAAGCTGACTGTTCGTAGTACATATCTTTCGGATTTATTCAAGAATGGTGATAAGGAAGTGACAATTCCAAACACTAATGATGTTGATCCAACGACTGTTCAAGTTGTATTTGAATACATGCACAGTGATAAAACTATCA ATTGGAAATTCGAACAAACTCCGCAAATCTTTACGCTATCCAAAATATTCGGCATGCCACAAATAGAAGatgaatgtataaaaatactaaaagcacaattaaataaaaataattttcttaagTATGTGAAAATTTCCGGGTTATTGAAAAACTCTGCGATGACAGATTATATAAGAGAATTTATCATTGAAAACTTTAAGAAA ATTATATCAAAAGAAGAGTGGTTGGAATTAAATTATTCCGATATAGCTAATGTCTTCAAATCGGATAATTTACGTGTAGATTCAGAAATGCAAGCCTTTGAAGGACTGAAAAAGTGGGCACAACACAATTGGTCTCAAAGAAAATTCCAATTTCAAGACCTTCTGAAGGACATACGGTTAACACAGCTATCTAAGCAG TTTATATCAGATAATGTGAGACCGCTTTGTGATGATGACCTAGGACGATGTTTCAGATTGGTTTGGAATGCAATTGAATGGCACAATTCCCCTGAATCGGCTAAAAAGTCGTCTCAAGAAAAGCCGAGAGCTTTCGCCATTGAACAGACTGTTTTGGTCGTAGGCGGACGCAACTCCAAA GTTTGGTCTTTGGATATACGTTCGAAACAATTGAGTGCATTGCCTCGGATGCAACGAGAACGTTATTCATGTGCAGCTGCAGTTGTCGATGGATTTGTGTACGTCAGTGGAGGTTTGAACGATTCGCAAGTTGCTCTCGATACTGTTGAACA GTTCGATCCGGTAAAGCAAATCTGGAGTTTCGTAGCTCAAATGCCCCAGGCTCGTTTTGACCATGCTGCTGCATCATGGAACGGAAACATGTATTTAGTCGGAGGGGCAACTCTAGAAGGTGCATTGAATTCAGTCCATGTTTATAATCCCAAAATGAATAAATGGACTTCTATCGCGCCCATGGCATTCGCTAGATCTTCCTGCGCA GCGCTAGTTTTTGACGACCAACTGTTCGTCATCGGAGGATCGACTGATTTGAGAGTGTTCAGTCGTCTGACATCAGTGATTCGTTACAATCTGTTGAACCAAACGTGGACGAAGGGCACTGATCTACCAGACAACATAGACGGGACTAAGGCGGTCGTCCTCAACGATAAAATAATCATAGCCG gtgGTGCCGGTAGTAGCGACCAGTCTTACGAATACAATCCAGAAACAGATAGATGGAGACAACTGGGATCACTAAAACATCATCGACACCGTCACAATGCATTGTTGGTACCAAAAAGTTCGGTAATCAACaatgaaatttcaaaataa
- the LOC143918381 gene encoding kelch-like protein 35 isoform X1: MIVSRHLLLFAIFLANFAFHAWAKESNCVTQSNRPGQCIFLEDCPPMKEIWENPSRRRNDTQFVLKSLCLQLNTRFKVCCDAAESRVCPSIVEPTIAFDCYNGIQQMDCNDYMVNGTIIYPRCNQYHEYSKEHILRPFRCTNGVWDSEVPLCIPGGPLFCQNGWNCDVFLRIGQYRFPANKEKLTVRSTYLSDLFKNGDKEVTIPNTNDVDPTTVQVVFEYMHSDKTINWKFEQTPQIFTLSKIFGMPQIEDECIKILKAQLNKNNFLKYVKISGLLKNSAMTDYIREFIIENFKKIISKEEWLELNYSDIANVFKSDNLRVDSEMQAFEGLKKWAQHNWSQRKFQFQDLLKDIRLTQLSKQFISDNVRPLCDDDLGRCFRLVWNAIEWHNSPESAKKSSQEKPRAFAIEQTVLVVGGRNSKSVGKVEVYNPDDDSWSIFFDTKLKTTTFPAVVFNEQLMIFGGIASKSLNQVWSLDIRSKQLSALPRMQRERYSCAAAVVDGFVYVSGGLNDSQVALDTVEQFDPVKQIWSFVAQMPQARFDHAAASWNGNMYLVGGATLEGALNSVHVYNPKMNKWTSIAPMAFARSSCAALVFDDQLFVIGGSTDLRVFSRLTSVIRYNLLNQTWTKGTDLPDNIDGTKAVVLNDKIIIAGGAGSSDQSYEYNPETDRWRQLGSLKHHRHRHNALLVPKSSVINNEISK; encoded by the exons ATGATCGTGTCGAGGCATCTTCTgctttttgcaatatttttggcCAATTTCGCTTTCCACGCGTGGGCAAAAG AAAGCAACTGCGTCACTCAATCAAATCGTCCAGGACAATGTATATTCCTCGAAGACTGTCCTCCAATGAAGGAAATTTGGGAAAATCCATCCAGAAGACGTAATGATACGCAATTCGTTCTAAAATCGCTTTGCTTACAATTGAACACCCGCTTTAAAGTATGTTGCGATGCTGCAGAATCAC GTGTATGTCCGTCGATAGTAGAACCTACAATCGCATTCGATTGTTATAACGGAATTCAACAGATGGATTGTAATGATTATATGGTGAACGGCACAATAATCTATCCAAGATGCAATCAGTACCACGAATACAGCAAAGAACATATCTTAAGGCCTTTTCGTTGCACAAATGGTGTTTGGGATAGTGAAGTACCACTCTGTATACCCG GTGGTCCTTTATTCTGCCAGAATGGTTGGAACTGCGATGTTTTCTTGCGAATCGGTCAATATAG ATTTCCAGCAAACAAAGAAAAGCTGACTGTTCGTAGTACATATCTTTCGGATTTATTCAAGAATGGTGATAAGGAAGTGACAATTCCAAACACTAATGATGTTGATCCAACGACTGTTCAAGTTGTATTTGAATACATGCACAGTGATAAAACTATCA ATTGGAAATTCGAACAAACTCCGCAAATCTTTACGCTATCCAAAATATTCGGCATGCCACAAATAGAAGatgaatgtataaaaatactaaaagcacaattaaataaaaataattttcttaagTATGTGAAAATTTCCGGGTTATTGAAAAACTCTGCGATGACAGATTATATAAGAGAATTTATCATTGAAAACTTTAAGAAA ATTATATCAAAAGAAGAGTGGTTGGAATTAAATTATTCCGATATAGCTAATGTCTTCAAATCGGATAATTTACGTGTAGATTCAGAAATGCAAGCCTTTGAAGGACTGAAAAAGTGGGCACAACACAATTGGTCTCAAAGAAAATTCCAATTTCAAGACCTTCTGAAGGACATACGGTTAACACAGCTATCTAAGCAG TTTATATCAGATAATGTGAGACCGCTTTGTGATGATGACCTAGGACGATGTTTCAGATTGGTTTGGAATGCAATTGAATGGCACAATTCCCCTGAATCGGCTAAAAAGTCGTCTCAAGAAAAGCCGAGAGCTTTCGCCATTGAACAGACTGTTTTGGTCGTAGGCGGACGCAACTCCAAA AGTGTCGGTAAAGTGGAAGTGTACAATCCTGACGATGACTCTTGGTCCATATTCTTTGACACTAAACTTAAAACGACTACTTTTCCTGCTGTCGTTTTTAACGAACAACTAATGATATTCGGAGGAATAGCTTCGAAATCTTTGAATCAG GTTTGGTCTTTGGATATACGTTCGAAACAATTGAGTGCATTGCCTCGGATGCAACGAGAACGTTATTCATGTGCAGCTGCAGTTGTCGATGGATTTGTGTACGTCAGTGGAGGTTTGAACGATTCGCAAGTTGCTCTCGATACTGTTGAACA GTTCGATCCGGTAAAGCAAATCTGGAGTTTCGTAGCTCAAATGCCCCAGGCTCGTTTTGACCATGCTGCTGCATCATGGAACGGAAACATGTATTTAGTCGGAGGGGCAACTCTAGAAGGTGCATTGAATTCAGTCCATGTTTATAATCCCAAAATGAATAAATGGACTTCTATCGCGCCCATGGCATTCGCTAGATCTTCCTGCGCA GCGCTAGTTTTTGACGACCAACTGTTCGTCATCGGAGGATCGACTGATTTGAGAGTGTTCAGTCGTCTGACATCAGTGATTCGTTACAATCTGTTGAACCAAACGTGGACGAAGGGCACTGATCTACCAGACAACATAGACGGGACTAAGGCGGTCGTCCTCAACGATAAAATAATCATAGCCG gtgGTGCCGGTAGTAGCGACCAGTCTTACGAATACAATCCAGAAACAGATAGATGGAGACAACTGGGATCACTAAAACATCATCGACACCGTCACAATGCATTGTTGGTACCAAAAAGTTCGGTAATCAACaatgaaatttcaaaataa